Proteins encoded by one window of Phytohabitans houttuyneae:
- a CDS encoding glycosyltransferase, whose protein sequence is MMNAGPWLSVPPDGYGGIENIVATLVPPLRELGVEVVLASVGTSTLDVDGLVTVFPEGQFRQLQRPYNQVNGVVPAHQHAVVRAVRERGDIDLVHDHVEAAGLATLAALGPDDPPVLHTLHWDLHKHPELYGTFDGGGRVWVNGVSADQVSRAPEALRAHAIGHVYLATPLAEGADRRQPPQKGDHVVILGRITPGKGQDVGVRLAHEHGFDLVLAGPVGPYHSPADLAAVSTSDNPDVAYYRDKVEPYVDGDRVRWLGTVRPPARDDLVASARAVLAPLRWSEPGGTFVVEALALGTPVVGLSMGCLPELVDHGRTGFLTEDDGELPDLLEAATKLDPAECMREAATRFTPAMMAARYLELYRTVLASV, encoded by the coding sequence ATGATGAACGCCGGCCCGTGGCTGTCCGTACCGCCGGACGGCTACGGCGGCATCGAGAACATCGTCGCCACGCTCGTGCCCCCGCTGCGCGAGCTGGGCGTCGAGGTGGTGCTCGCCAGCGTCGGTACCTCCACATTGGACGTGGACGGCCTCGTCACGGTCTTCCCGGAGGGGCAGTTCCGGCAGCTGCAACGCCCGTACAACCAGGTCAACGGCGTCGTGCCGGCGCACCAGCACGCGGTCGTGCGCGCGGTGCGCGAGCGCGGCGACATCGACCTGGTGCACGATCACGTGGAGGCGGCGGGGCTGGCCACGCTCGCCGCGCTCGGCCCGGACGACCCGCCGGTGCTGCACACGCTGCACTGGGACCTGCACAAGCACCCCGAGCTGTACGGCACGTTCGACGGCGGCGGGCGGGTGTGGGTCAACGGCGTCTCCGCGGACCAGGTGTCCCGCGCGCCGGAGGCGTTGCGGGCGCACGCGATCGGCCACGTGTACCTGGCCACCCCGCTCGCCGAGGGCGCCGACCGGCGGCAGCCGCCGCAGAAGGGCGACCACGTGGTGATCCTCGGCCGGATCACGCCCGGCAAGGGGCAGGACGTCGGCGTGCGGCTGGCCCACGAGCACGGCTTCGACCTCGTCCTCGCGGGGCCGGTGGGTCCGTACCACTCCCCCGCGGACCTGGCCGCCGTGTCCACTTCGGACAACCCCGACGTGGCGTACTACCGGGACAAGGTCGAGCCCTATGTGGACGGTGACCGGGTCCGCTGGCTCGGCACGGTACGCCCGCCGGCCCGCGACGACCTCGTGGCGAGCGCGCGGGCGGTGCTGGCGCCGCTGCGGTGGTCGGAGCCGGGCGGCACGTTCGTGGTCGAGGCGCTCGCGCTCGGCACCCCGGTCGTCGGCCTGTCGATGGGCTGCCTGCCCGAGCTTGTCGACCACGGCCGTACCGGCTTCCTGACCGAGGACGACGGCGAGCTGCCCGACCTGCTGGAGGCGGCGACGAAGCTGGACCCCGCCGAGTGCATGCGGGAGGCCGCCACCCGCTTCACGCCCGCGATGATGGCGGCCCGCTACCTGGAGCTCTACCGCACGGTGCTCGCGTCGGTGTAA
- a CDS encoding baeRF2 domain-containing protein — protein sequence MDLSFLRPLYSHPGPWASAYMDATPDTADAARALGLRWRGLRESLAGQGVGPAVLAAMDQALDGVPAEPDRRGIAMFASEAAPDDVTVERLPTRPRVDLARYGVLPHSMPLVAQRGEEVGWLRVVADRTGGEVTAFDAGGVRPTASETVRGRESYPIRKVKPGGWSQARYQREAETSWRRNTGDVAAATADLADAMGPDVLVLAGDVRARQLLLEQLPKRWRERAVVTDAGTRADGADPEPLDDATTIAVAEVADRRTRDAVDRFGAQAGVGNGLAAVVTALQREQVEAMLIVDDPSSTDELWIGPEAAQVAVDPAQLRGMGVEEPVRVRADAALVRAVAGAGADLVLVGPDDADLRHGVGAVLRYTDASTVR from the coding sequence ATGGATCTCTCATTCCTGCGCCCGCTCTACTCGCATCCCGGGCCGTGGGCGTCGGCCTACATGGACGCCACCCCGGACACCGCGGACGCCGCGCGGGCGTTGGGCCTGCGCTGGCGTGGGCTGCGGGAGAGCCTCGCCGGCCAGGGCGTGGGCCCCGCCGTCCTCGCCGCGATGGACCAGGCCCTGGACGGGGTACCGGCCGAGCCTGACCGCCGCGGGATCGCGATGTTCGCCTCCGAGGCCGCCCCGGACGACGTGACCGTCGAGCGCCTGCCCACGCGTCCCCGCGTCGACCTTGCCCGCTACGGCGTCCTGCCACACTCGATGCCCCTCGTCGCCCAGCGCGGCGAGGAGGTCGGGTGGCTGCGCGTGGTCGCGGACCGTACCGGCGGCGAGGTGACCGCGTTCGACGCGGGCGGGGTGCGTCCCACCGCGAGCGAGACCGTGCGGGGGCGTGAGTCGTACCCGATCCGCAAGGTCAAGCCGGGTGGCTGGTCGCAGGCGCGGTACCAGCGCGAGGCCGAGACCTCGTGGCGGCGCAACACGGGCGACGTGGCCGCCGCCACCGCGGACCTCGCCGACGCGATGGGGCCGGACGTGCTGGTCCTGGCCGGCGACGTGCGGGCCCGGCAGCTCCTGCTGGAGCAGCTGCCCAAGCGGTGGCGCGAACGTGCGGTGGTGACCGACGCCGGCACCCGGGCCGACGGCGCCGACCCCGAGCCGCTGGACGACGCGACGACGATCGCGGTGGCGGAGGTGGCGGACCGGCGTACCCGGGACGCCGTGGACCGCTTCGGCGCGCAGGCGGGCGTCGGCAACGGGCTCGCCGCGGTCGTCACCGCGCTGCAGCGCGAGCAGGTCGAGGCGATGCTGATCGTGGACGACCCGTCGTCGACCGACGAGCTGTGGATCGGGCCGGAGGCGGCGCAGGTCGCGGTCGACCCGGCGCAGCTGCGCGGGATGGGCGTGGAGGAGCCGGTGCGGGTACGCGCCGACGCCGCCCTCGTCCGTGCCGTGGCCGGTGCCGGGGCCGACCTGGTGCTGGTCGGCCCCGACGACGCGGACCTGCGACACGGTGTCGGCGCGGTGCTGCGTTACACCGACGCGAGCACCGTGCGGTAG
- a CDS encoding nucleoside deaminase has translation MPDALGVTDRQFLARAIEISRQALELEGKTPFGAVVVVAGEIVGEGTSSVMELRDPTAHAEVMALRHAGSTLGRHLFEDGVMYSSSEPCPMCLAACYWARVPRVVFGATSHDVATYGFEDLQFYRELGVPSERRSLRADFAGPTSQAQAVDVLRDWAERLPGPLVPKL, from the coding sequence ATGCCTGACGCGCTCGGTGTCACCGATCGGCAGTTTCTCGCGCGCGCGATCGAGATTTCCCGCCAGGCGCTAGAGCTGGAGGGCAAGACGCCCTTCGGCGCCGTGGTGGTCGTGGCCGGCGAGATCGTGGGGGAAGGCACGAGCAGCGTCATGGAGCTGCGCGATCCCACCGCGCATGCCGAGGTCATGGCTTTACGCCACGCAGGCAGCACGTTGGGGCGTCATCTCTTCGAAGATGGGGTGATGTACTCGAGCAGCGAGCCCTGTCCGATGTGTCTCGCCGCGTGCTACTGGGCCCGCGTTCCCCGCGTCGTCTTCGGTGCCACCAGCCATGACGTCGCCACCTACGGCTTCGAGGACCTTCAGTTCTACCGGGAGCTCGGCGTCCCGAGCGAACGGCGATCTTTGCGTGCGGACTTCGCCGGCCCGACGTCTCAGGCTCAAGCGGTCGACGTGTTGCGCGACTGGGCCGAGCGGCTGCCGGGACCGCTGGTCCCGAAGTTGTAG
- a CDS encoding LacI family DNA-binding transcriptional regulator, whose amino-acid sequence MPPTLDDVARAAGVSRSTASRVLAGYGPASPAARDRVRAAADQLGYAPDQVARALVTGAGYRLVVAIAGASPAVLDDPYVDRVVRSAAATGAPHDVGVSLVWLPLDDPAPLLRRLAEDRGVRGLVIANTTDAVLAALPPALAGRVASIGVGSREIPSFDVDNGGATTAMIHHLYAAGRRRVAMVTGPRWMPCTQRPIDAYRDAAGEAGMPVRLVPGDFTAASGRAAAARILDRWPDTDAVFATSDAMALGAIAALRARGLDVPGDVAVAGFDDIPFAALSLPSLTTATHPVERIAAGAATAVIAGARTSPPVTAYASHVVARETA is encoded by the coding sequence ATGCCACCAACCCTGGACGACGTCGCCCGCGCGGCCGGCGTCTCCCGTTCCACGGCGTCCCGCGTCCTGGCCGGCTACGGCCCCGCGTCGCCAGCCGCGCGCGACCGCGTCCGGGCTGCCGCGGACCAGCTCGGGTACGCCCCCGACCAGGTCGCCCGCGCCCTCGTGACCGGCGCCGGCTACCGCCTCGTCGTCGCGATCGCCGGCGCCAGCCCCGCGGTGCTCGACGACCCGTACGTCGACCGCGTGGTCCGCTCCGCCGCCGCGACGGGCGCGCCGCACGACGTCGGGGTGTCGCTCGTGTGGCTCCCGCTGGACGACCCGGCCCCGCTGCTGCGCCGGCTGGCCGAGGACCGCGGGGTACGCGGCCTGGTCATCGCCAACACCACCGACGCGGTCCTCGCCGCGCTGCCGCCCGCGCTCGCCGGCCGGGTGGCGTCGATCGGCGTCGGCTCGCGCGAGATCCCGTCGTTCGACGTGGACAACGGCGGCGCCACCACCGCCATGATCCACCACCTCTACGCGGCCGGCCGCCGCCGCGTCGCCATGGTCACCGGCCCGCGCTGGATGCCGTGCACGCAACGCCCGATCGACGCGTACCGGGACGCCGCGGGCGAGGCGGGCATGCCGGTACGCCTGGTGCCGGGCGACTTCACCGCCGCCTCCGGCCGCGCCGCCGCCGCCCGGATCCTGGACCGCTGGCCGGACACGGACGCCGTGTTCGCCACGAGCGACGCGATGGCCCTCGGCGCGATCGCCGCCCTGCGCGCGCGTGGCCTGGACGTGCCGGGCGACGTGGCGGTGGCCGGCTTCGACGACATCCCGTTCGCCGCGCTGAGCCTGCCGTCCCTGACCACGGCGACCCACCCGGTCGAGCGGATCGCGGCGGGGGCCGCGACGGCCGTGATCGCCGGCGCCCGCACATCCCCACCGGTGACGGCGTACGCATCCCACGTGGTAGCCCGCGAGACCGCCTAG
- a CDS encoding MFS transporter — protein sequence MPPPRYVIAARNGVAAVFGLNGLAVASWFARVPAAKDALDLTAGQLGLLMLTLSAGAVLALPAAGMVAHRLGAARTVATAGVSMAAGLVLAGVAAGTWGWIPAVGVGLFAIGFGAGCCEVAMNVEAAAVERLLGRTIMPRFHAAWSLGTVAGAGIGAAAARLDVPIAAHLASMAVIVGGGTLAAIRYFLPDERAEEERTAKGGGLLAAWREPRTVLIGLLVLVMAFTEGTANDWLAVAFVDGHGVSEAAGAASFGVFVAAMTVGRTVGTVALDRWGRLKVLWVTMAFAAAGAAVTVYADSLALALAGVALWGVGACLGFPVGMSAAADEESRAPARVSVVAVIGYTAFLAGPPLVGLLGDRVGVLRALLIVPLLIVPALALVPALRPPRVAEPAAAPVEAAKA from the coding sequence GTGCCACCACCCCGCTACGTCATCGCCGCCCGCAACGGGGTCGCCGCCGTCTTCGGCCTCAACGGGCTGGCGGTCGCGTCGTGGTTCGCACGCGTGCCGGCCGCCAAGGACGCGCTCGACCTCACCGCCGGACAGCTCGGCCTGCTGATGCTGACGCTCTCCGCGGGCGCGGTGCTGGCGCTGCCGGCGGCAGGGATGGTGGCGCACCGGCTGGGCGCCGCGCGTACCGTCGCCACCGCCGGCGTGTCCATGGCCGCCGGCCTCGTGCTGGCCGGCGTGGCCGCGGGCACCTGGGGTTGGATCCCGGCCGTCGGGGTGGGACTGTTCGCGATCGGGTTCGGCGCGGGCTGCTGCGAGGTCGCGATGAACGTCGAGGCGGCCGCCGTCGAGCGCCTGCTGGGACGCACGATCATGCCGCGCTTCCACGCGGCCTGGAGCCTGGGTACCGTCGCCGGCGCCGGCATCGGTGCCGCCGCGGCCCGCCTCGACGTGCCGATCGCGGCGCACCTGGCGTCGATGGCGGTGATCGTGGGTGGAGGCACGCTGGCCGCGATCCGCTACTTCCTGCCGGACGAGCGGGCCGAGGAGGAGCGCACCGCGAAGGGTGGCGGCCTGCTCGCCGCCTGGCGCGAGCCGCGCACGGTCCTCATCGGGCTGCTGGTGCTGGTGATGGCGTTCACGGAGGGTACGGCCAACGACTGGCTCGCGGTCGCCTTCGTCGACGGGCACGGGGTGAGCGAGGCGGCGGGCGCGGCGAGCTTCGGCGTGTTCGTGGCGGCGATGACCGTGGGGCGCACGGTCGGCACCGTCGCGCTCGACCGGTGGGGCCGGCTGAAGGTGCTGTGGGTGACGATGGCGTTCGCGGCCGCGGGTGCGGCCGTCACGGTGTACGCGGACTCGCTCGCCCTCGCCCTCGCCGGCGTGGCGCTGTGGGGTGTGGGCGCGTGCCTCGGATTCCCGGTCGGGATGAGCGCGGCGGCCGACGAGGAGAGCCGGGCACCGGCGCGGGTGAGCGTGGTGGCCGTGATCGGCTACACGGCTTTCCTGGCCGGCCCGCCGCTGGTCGGCCTGCTCGGCGACCGGGTGGGCGTCCTGCGCGCGCTGCTCATCGTGCCGCTGCTGATCGTGCCGGCGCTCGCGCTCGTGCCCGCCCTCCGCCCGCCGCGGGTGGCCGAGCCCGCGGCCGCGCCGGTGGAGGCCGCGAAGGCCTAG
- a CDS encoding acyl-CoA synthetase, whose translation MELLPALSGHFGDRPDAVRVGDRAMSWADLAGAAGALADRIAGAPAVAVTATASFETIVTVLAGLAAGVPVVPVPPDSGPMEREHILRDAGAALVEGVDLAARGSYTAGGPGDATALILYTSGTTGAPKGVLLRRDAIAAGLDGLADAWDWTAGDTLVHGLPLYHVHGLVLGVLGALRTGSRLVHTVRPRPEAYAAARGSLYFGVPTVWHRVASDPASARALAPARLLVSGSAALPVPVFTKLRELTGHEPVERYGMTETLITVAARADGERRPGQVGRPIAGVQTRLVGEDGAPAPHDGESVGELQVRGATLFSGYLNRPDATAAAFAEDGWFRTGDVATIGPDGWHRIVGRSSTDLIKSGGYRIGAGEVENALLAHPAVREAAVVGAPHDDLGQEIVAYVVADGVTADELIGFVADQLSVHKRPRQVRFLPELPRNGMGKVQKQLL comes from the coding sequence ATGGAGCTGCTGCCCGCGCTGAGCGGCCATTTCGGAGATCGGCCCGACGCGGTCCGCGTGGGCGACCGCGCGATGTCGTGGGCCGACCTGGCCGGCGCCGCGGGGGCGCTCGCGGACCGGATCGCGGGCGCGCCGGCGGTCGCGGTGACCGCCACGGCCTCGTTCGAGACGATCGTGACGGTGCTGGCCGGCTTGGCGGCGGGCGTCCCGGTCGTGCCCGTCCCGCCCGACTCGGGCCCGATGGAGCGCGAGCACATCCTCCGCGACGCCGGCGCCGCGCTCGTGGAGGGCGTCGACCTGGCGGCCCGCGGCTCGTACACGGCGGGCGGGCCGGGCGACGCCACCGCGCTGATCCTCTACACGAGCGGGACCACGGGCGCGCCCAAGGGAGTGCTCCTGCGCCGCGACGCGATCGCGGCCGGCCTGGACGGGCTCGCGGACGCGTGGGACTGGACCGCCGGCGACACGCTGGTGCACGGCCTGCCGCTGTACCACGTGCACGGCCTCGTGCTCGGCGTGCTCGGCGCCCTCCGCACCGGCTCGCGCCTCGTGCACACCGTGCGGCCCCGCCCCGAGGCGTACGCGGCCGCCCGCGGCTCCCTCTACTTCGGCGTGCCCACGGTCTGGCACCGCGTCGCGTCCGACCCGGCCTCCGCCCGCGCGCTCGCACCCGCGCGGCTGCTCGTCTCCGGCAGCGCGGCGCTGCCCGTGCCGGTCTTTACCAAGCTGCGCGAGCTGACCGGGCACGAGCCGGTCGAGCGGTACGGCATGACCGAAACGCTCATCACGGTCGCCGCCCGCGCCGACGGCGAGCGGCGGCCGGGCCAGGTCGGGCGGCCGATCGCCGGCGTGCAGACCCGCCTTGTCGGCGAGGACGGCGCGCCGGCCCCGCACGACGGCGAGTCCGTGGGCGAGCTGCAGGTGCGCGGGGCGACGCTTTTCAGCGGGTACCTGAACCGGCCCGACGCCACCGCCGCCGCGTTCGCCGAGGACGGGTGGTTTCGCACCGGTGACGTGGCCACGATCGGCCCGGACGGGTGGCACCGCATCGTCGGCCGCTCCTCCACCGACCTCATCAAGAGCGGCGGGTACCGCATCGGCGCGGGCGAGGTGGAGAACGCGCTGCTCGCCCATCCCGCCGTACGCGAGGCCGCCGTCGTCGGCGCGCCCCACGACGACCTGGGGCAGGAGATCGTCGCGTACGTGGTGGCGGACGGCGTCACCGCTGACGAGCTGATCGGCTTCGTGGCCGACCAGCTGTCCGTGCACAAGCGGCCGCGCCAGGTCCGCTTCCTGCCCGAGCTGCCGCGCAACGGCATGGGCAAGGTGCAGAAGCAGCTGCTCTAG
- a CDS encoding DMT family transporter, protein MSAVALAVIFAIASAAAYAAGAVVQERLAAEAVRIPVLALLRRGRWWFAVGLNGAGGALHVAALAFGPLSLVQPLGVLTLVLALPMGAALAGRRVSMRHWRGAGYTVAGLVVLLLLVSPVTGAEALGGRDATTLAVTAATMVAVLMAAARLARPPVARSLLNAVAAGVAFAVASALTQTVALRTSEDGLSALVSPIALVLAAMAVGGLLLSQMAYRDSGLGAPLATVTLANPIASAVIGMILLGERFIGGTPGAVAALAAAAVASWGVVVLAQPESYPLPPLGEPDLAEEREPALV, encoded by the coding sequence ATGAGTGCGGTAGCGCTGGCCGTGATCTTCGCGATCGCGTCAGCAGCGGCGTACGCAGCGGGGGCAGTGGTGCAGGAGCGACTGGCCGCCGAGGCTGTACGCATTCCCGTCCTGGCGCTACTGCGCCGGGGTCGGTGGTGGTTCGCGGTCGGTCTCAACGGGGCCGGTGGGGCGCTGCACGTCGCCGCGCTCGCTTTCGGCCCGCTCTCCCTGGTGCAGCCGCTGGGAGTGCTCACGCTCGTGCTGGCGCTGCCGATGGGCGCGGCGCTCGCCGGCCGCCGGGTCTCCATGCGGCACTGGCGCGGCGCGGGGTACACGGTGGCCGGACTTGTGGTGCTCCTGCTGCTGGTGAGCCCCGTGACAGGTGCCGAGGCGCTTGGTGGCCGCGATGCCACCACGCTGGCCGTCACCGCGGCGACGATGGTGGCCGTGCTGATGGCGGCCGCCCGCCTCGCCCGCCCGCCGGTGGCCCGCAGCCTGCTCAACGCCGTCGCGGCGGGTGTGGCGTTCGCCGTCGCCTCCGCGCTGACACAGACCGTGGCGCTGCGGACCAGCGAGGACGGCCTGTCGGCCCTGGTCAGTCCGATCGCGCTGGTGCTCGCCGCGATGGCGGTCGGCGGGCTGCTGCTGTCCCAGATGGCGTACCGCGACTCCGGCCTCGGCGCGCCGCTGGCCACCGTCACGCTGGCCAACCCGATCGCTTCCGCGGTCATCGGCATGATCCTGCTCGGGGAGCGGTTCATCGGCGGTACCCCCGGAGCGGTCGCCGCCCTCGCGGCCGCCGCGGTCGCCTCGTGGGGCGTGGTGGTGCTCGCCCAGCCCGAGTCGTACCCCCTCCCTCCCCTCGGCGAGCCTGACCTCGCCGAGGAGCGCGAGCCGGCCCTCGTGTAG
- a CDS encoding glutamate--cysteine ligase, with protein MGTEVERHEFSREDRARYRRKVRQCLDVFAEMLRESRFEFERPMTGLEIELNLVDEQAEPAMRNAEVLAAIADPDFQTELGQFNVEINVAPRRLTGDGTADFERHVRDSLNAAEEKARTVGAHMVMIGILPTLTRDHLTLESLSANPRYALLNEQIFAARGEDLDIRIDGVDRLAVTADTVAPEAACTSTQFHLQVSPGQFAAYWNAAQCIAGVQVALGANAPFLFGKELWRETRIPLFEQATDTRSEEIKAQGVRPRVWFGERWVTSVFDLFEENVRYFPALLPVCDDDDPARTLAQGDTPQLGELRLHNGTVYRWNRPVYDVVRGRPHLRVENRVLPAGPTVVDTVANGAFYFGLVRTLADSDRPLWSQMSFSAAEENFHACARHGITAQVFWPGLGYLPVTELVLRRLLPLAREGLDAWEVEPAERDRLLTIIEQRCLTGRNGATWQADTLHLLEDDRNMARPDALRAVLQRYIPLMHENTPVHEWPVE; from the coding sequence ATGGGCACGGAGGTGGAGCGTCACGAGTTCAGCCGGGAAGACCGTGCCCGGTACCGGCGCAAGGTGCGGCAGTGCCTGGACGTGTTCGCGGAGATGCTGCGCGAGTCCCGGTTCGAGTTCGAGCGGCCGATGACAGGGCTGGAGATCGAGCTCAACCTCGTCGACGAGCAGGCCGAGCCCGCGATGCGCAACGCCGAGGTCCTCGCCGCGATCGCCGACCCCGACTTCCAGACGGAGCTCGGCCAGTTCAACGTCGAGATCAACGTGGCACCCCGCCGGCTGACCGGCGACGGCACCGCCGACTTCGAGCGGCACGTCCGCGACAGTCTCAACGCCGCCGAGGAGAAGGCCCGCACGGTCGGCGCGCACATGGTGATGATCGGCATCCTGCCCACCCTCACGCGCGACCACCTCACGCTGGAGTCGCTGTCCGCCAACCCCCGCTACGCCCTGCTCAACGAGCAGATCTTCGCCGCCCGCGGTGAAGACCTCGACATCCGCATCGACGGCGTCGACCGGCTGGCCGTCACCGCCGACACGGTCGCGCCGGAGGCGGCGTGCACGAGCACGCAGTTCCACCTGCAGGTGAGCCCGGGGCAGTTCGCCGCGTACTGGAACGCCGCGCAGTGCATCGCCGGCGTGCAGGTGGCGCTCGGCGCCAACGCGCCCTTCCTCTTCGGCAAGGAGCTGTGGCGGGAGACCCGCATCCCCCTCTTCGAGCAGGCGACCGACACGAGGTCCGAGGAGATCAAGGCCCAGGGGGTACGCCCGCGGGTGTGGTTCGGCGAGCGCTGGGTGACCTCGGTCTTCGACCTCTTCGAGGAGAACGTCCGCTACTTCCCCGCCCTCCTGCCCGTCTGCGACGACGACGATCCCGCGCGGACCCTGGCGCAGGGCGACACCCCGCAGCTCGGTGAGCTTCGCCTGCACAACGGCACGGTCTACCGCTGGAACCGCCCGGTCTACGACGTGGTCCGCGGCCGCCCCCACCTGCGCGTGGAAAACCGGGTGCTCCCAGCCGGACCCACGGTCGTCGACACGGTGGCCAACGGTGCCTTCTACTTCGGCCTGGTCCGCACGCTGGCCGACTCCGACCGTCCACTGTGGTCACAGATGAGCTTCAGCGCCGCCGAGGAAAACTTCCACGCCTGCGCGCGGCACGGCATCACCGCGCAGGTCTTCTGGCCCGGCCTCGGCTACCTGCCGGTGACGGAGCTGGTGCTGCGGCGGCTGCTGCCCCTCGCCCGCGAGGGCCTGGACGCGTGGGAGGTCGAGCCGGCCGAGCGCGACCGCCTGCTGACCATCATCGAGCAGCGCTGCCTGACCGGCCGCAACGGCGCGACGTGGCAGGCGGACACGCTGCACCTGCTGGAAGACGACCGCAACATGGCGCGGCCCGACGCACTGCGCGCGGTGCTGCAGCGCTACATCCCGCTGATGCACGAAAACACCCCGGTCCACGAATGGCCCGTGGAGTAG
- a CDS encoding citrate synthase, giving the protein MTVVKLEHHGGQLPMPVHEAVEGASGIDVGKLLKETGYVTFDPGFVNTASTTSAVTYIDGDAGILRYRGYPIGELAERASFLETSYLLIYGELPTKQQLETFSDKVRMHTLLHEDLRRFFDGFPRDAHPMPVLSSAVSALSTFYQDSLDPFDADQVEISTIRLLAKVPTIASYAYKKSIGQPFMYPDNALGYVENFLRMTFAVPATAYEVDPVVAKVLDMLFVLHADHEQNCSTSTVRLVGSAQANLFASVSAGVHALSGPLHGGANQAVLEMLDKIKADGGDVKSFVRRVKDKEPGVKLMGFGHRVYKNYDPRAAIVKQAARDVLERMDQPDELLDLAMQLEEIALADDYFVSRKLYPNVDFYTGLIYKAMGFPPKMFTVLFALGRLPGWIAQWREMMADPANKIGRPRQVYTGAAERPYVPIDER; this is encoded by the coding sequence ATGACGGTTGTGAAGCTGGAGCACCACGGCGGACAGCTGCCGATGCCGGTGCACGAGGCGGTCGAGGGCGCCTCCGGCATTGACGTCGGCAAGCTCCTCAAGGAGACCGGGTACGTCACATTCGACCCGGGCTTCGTCAACACCGCGTCCACGACCTCCGCGGTTACGTACATCGATGGCGACGCCGGCATCCTGCGCTACCGGGGGTACCCGATCGGCGAGCTGGCCGAGCGCGCCAGCTTCCTCGAGACGTCCTACCTGCTCATCTACGGCGAGCTGCCGACGAAGCAGCAGCTGGAGACGTTCAGCGACAAGGTGCGCATGCACACGCTGCTGCACGAGGACCTGCGGCGCTTCTTCGACGGCTTCCCCCGCGACGCCCACCCGATGCCGGTGCTCTCCTCGGCGGTGAGCGCGCTGTCGACGTTCTACCAGGACAGCCTCGACCCGTTCGACGCCGACCAGGTGGAGATCTCCACGATCCGGCTGCTGGCGAAGGTGCCGACCATCGCGTCGTACGCGTACAAGAAGTCGATCGGCCAGCCCTTCATGTACCCGGACAACGCCCTCGGGTACGTGGAAAACTTCCTGCGCATGACGTTCGCCGTGCCCGCGACGGCGTACGAGGTGGACCCGGTCGTCGCCAAGGTGCTCGACATGCTGTTCGTCCTGCACGCCGACCACGAGCAGAACTGCTCCACCTCTACGGTGCGCCTCGTCGGCTCGGCGCAGGCCAACCTCTTCGCCTCGGTATCCGCCGGCGTGCACGCCCTCTCCGGCCCGCTGCACGGCGGCGCCAACCAGGCCGTGCTGGAGATGCTCGACAAGATCAAGGCGGATGGCGGCGACGTGAAGTCGTTCGTACGCCGGGTCAAGGACAAGGAGCCCGGCGTCAAGCTGATGGGCTTCGGTCACCGGGTGTACAAGAACTACGACCCCCGCGCGGCGATCGTGAAGCAGGCCGCGCGCGACGTGCTGGAGCGGATGGACCAGCCGGACGAGCTGCTCGACCTCGCGATGCAGCTGGAGGAGATCGCGCTGGCTGACGACTACTTCGTCTCCCGCAAGCTGTACCCGAACGTCGACTTCTACACCGGCCTCATCTACAAGGCGATGGGCTTCCCGCCGAAGATGTTCACGGTGCTGTTCGCGCTCGGCCGCCTGCCCGGCTGGATCGCGCAGTGGCGCGAGATGATGGCCGACCCGGCCAACAAGATCGGCCGTCCGCGCCAGGTCTACACGGGGGCCGCGGAGCGGCCGTACGTTCCCATCGACGAGCGGTAA
- a CDS encoding VOC family protein, with the protein MAPRVDAIGLVVADMTRSLSFYRRLGLVFPDGAESEPHVEAQLAGGLRLLLDTVETVRSFDPEWQPPSAGGPRAALAFACDSPAEVDKVYADLVAAGFEGHKEPWDAFWGQRYAMVHDPDGNGVDLFARLP; encoded by the coding sequence ATGGCACCTCGTGTAGACGCGATCGGCCTGGTAGTGGCCGACATGACCCGTTCCCTGTCCTTCTACCGCCGCCTCGGTCTTGTCTTTCCCGACGGGGCTGAGTCCGAACCTCACGTCGAGGCCCAGCTGGCCGGTGGCCTGCGCCTGCTTCTTGACACGGTGGAAACGGTCCGCTCGTTCGATCCCGAGTGGCAGCCACCGTCGGCGGGTGGGCCGCGGGCCGCGCTGGCGTTCGCCTGCGACAGCCCGGCCGAGGTCGACAAGGTCTACGCGGACCTGGTGGCCGCCGGCTTCGAAGGGCACAAGGAGCCGTGGGACGCGTTCTGGGGCCAGCGGTACGCAATGGTCCACGACCCCGACGGCAACGGCGTAGACCTCTTCGCCCGCTTGCCTTAG